Proteins from a single region of Pongo pygmaeus isolate AG05252 chromosome 3, NHGRI_mPonPyg2-v2.0_pri, whole genome shotgun sequence:
- the SOD3 gene encoding extracellular superoxide dismutase [Cu-Zn] translates to MLALLCSCLLLAAGASDAWTGEDSVEPNSDSAEWIRDMYAKVTEIWQEVMQRRDDDGALHAACQVQPSATLDATQPRVTGVVLFRQLAPRAKLDAFFALEGFPTEPNSSSRAIHVHQFGDLSQGCESTGPHYNPLAVPHPRHPGDFGNFAVRDGSLWKYRAGLAASLAGPHSIVGRAVVVHAGEDDLGRGGNQASVENGNAGRRLACCVVGVCGPGLWERQAREHSERKKRRRESECKAA, encoded by the coding sequence ATGCTGGCGCTACTGTGTTCCTGCCTGCTCCTGGCAGCCGGTGCCTCGGACGCCTGGACGGGCGAGGACTCGGTGGAGCCCAACTCTGACTCGGCGGAGTGGATCCGAGACATGTACGCCAAGGTCACGGAGATCTGGCAGGAGGTCATGCAGCGGCGGGACGACGACGGCGCGCTCCACGCCGCCTGCCAGGTACAGCCGTCGGCCACGCTGGACGCCACGCAGCCCCGGGTGACCGGCGTCGTCCTCTTCCGGCAGCTCGCGCCCCGCGCCAAGCTCGACGCCTTCTTCGCCCTGGAGGGCTTCCCGACCGAGCCGAACAGCTCCAGCCGCGCCATCCACGTGCACCAGTTCGGGGACCTGAGCCAGGGCTGCGAGTCCACCGGGCCCCACTACAACCCGCTGGCCGTGCCGCACCCGCGGCACCCGGGAGACTTCGGCAACTTCGCGGTGCGCGACGGCAGCCTCTGGAAGTACCGCGCCGGCCTGGCCGCCTCGCTCGCGGGCCCGCACTCCATCGTGGGCCGGGCCGTGGTCGTCCACGCTGGCGAGGACGACCTGGGCCGCGGCGGCAACCAGGCCAGCGTGGAGAACGGGAACGCGGGCCGGCGGCTGGCCTGCTGCGTGGTGGGCGTGTGCGGGCCCGGGCTCTGGGAGCGCCAGGCGCGGGAGCACTCAGAGCGCAAGAAGCGGCGGCGCGAGAGCGAGTGCAAGGCCGCCTGA